One segment of Triticum aestivum cultivar Chinese Spring chromosome 2A, IWGSC CS RefSeq v2.1, whole genome shotgun sequence DNA contains the following:
- the LOC123186218 gene encoding phylloplanin produces MATKSLLLAALLVLAVSLAPHGAEAAGKQPPLAMISGVVPCSAGNSINAAAVPPFPNAAVQMVCGRDVMASATADRSGTYTMNMGPATSSLLAPLLGNQCKVVVLTPLAACNASLASVTGTLTAPVQLLGIDSDSGSGSGGLGGLGGLIGLIGQIVGGLLGGILNIIPLPFSVV; encoded by the exons ATGGCAACCAAGAGCCTTCTTCTCGCCGCCCTCCTGGTCCTCGCCGTCAGCCTGGCGCCGCACGGTGCGGAGGCGGCGGGCAAGCAGCCGCCATTAGCAATGATCTCCGGCGTGGTGCCATGCAGCGCCGGGAACTCCATCAACGCAGCCGCGGTTCCGCCATTCCCGA ACGCTGCTGTGCAGATGGTGTGCGGCCGTGATGTGATGGCCAGCGCGACGGCGGACCGCAGCGGAACGTACACAATGAACATGGGCCCGGCCACCTCGTCGTTGCTCGCCCCTCTACTCGGCAACCAGTGCAAGGTGGTGGTGCTCACCCCGTTGGCCGCATGCAACGCGTCCCTAGCGAGCGTCACCGGAACGTTGACCGCACCCGTGCAGCTCCTGGGTATTGACAGTGAcagtggcagcggcagcggcggcctcGGGGGGCTTGGCGGCCTAATTGGCCTCATTGGCCAGATCgtgggcggcctcctcggcggcatcCTTAACATCATCCCATTGCCCTTCTCTGTCGTCTAG